The genomic region TTGTTCGGAGTTATAAATATTCAAGCAATGCAGGTAAGGTGATGTAATACTGTAGCCAGCAAGTTCATCAATGTCAAAcccatttaaaatactttgtaTACATATGGGTAGATTAGGAAGATAGTACTGAATCATATCATACAGGCATATGGACTTTTATGCAAAAGGTAACTATaagtgtcaaataaatgttgtgAAGTAAAATGTACAATGTTTCCCCCTGAACTGCAGTGGGGTAGAGGTTATAAGTAACATAGAATGCTAATATTTAAGTATAAGTAGGTggaaattgtacttaagtacagtacgaGTTAAAATACATCCCACACCTTAATTcccacttttcttttaaagaatgCAGTTAAAACCCTTCTTCGCAGACCTCATTGGTTTGTTAATTATACGTCTGGGTTTTCGTTTGATTCAGGATGAACAGGCTGCAACTCAGCTCGCCCGAATTGCCGGACAGTTTGCCGAAGGAGGCGAGATGCCTGAAGagctcagcagcagcaaagGAGACGACCTCCTGGCCATGATGGACGAACTCTGACCCAATTGTGTCGACTTTTAATTATCGTTTCAACTTTACTGCCCAACTCTTTACCTCAGGTCAGATCACTTTAATGGTCACCGTGAACTTCGATTTTAACCTGCAAAACATATAATTGGTGCGTTCTGTTCTTCACCATGTGGTAAAACATTGAGGAAGATTAGAGAGTAACACAAATATACAATGACTCATACTGTCGCACCTGaacaattactttattttaaattagtTTCACTTGGACAAGTGCTACATGAATGCAGTGGATATTGTAAGACCTGCTATATTTGATATGCATTTTCTGTATAATAATTGTATGtggtcaataaataaatatatttatttggtttgtgtttttgttttttatacaaTTTAAGACTAAATTTGTCTGATGCAAGGATCTTGATAGAAAGAggaaattattcatatttgtttgtttcccattcGGGGTTTTTAAGACGATTACATTGTCTTTTTATTGGCCAAATGGCCGTAGGATTTGGAGATTAAGGGAAATATGGTGCATACTTTTCAAGTTTCCAAAAGAATATCTGAAATACATTGTATGCATTATAAATAACTCACAGACAATatcattaaatatgttgtatttattaggGCTTTGAGTGTTCTATACATCTGATTTTCCCTTGATGtagaatatatatttctgtttaaACATGATCCTTATTCTGTTCATAGCTTATACAATTTTCataattctgttttttattttgtgtaactTCACGTATGTAGAAGTTGTAAACTTGGTTAAacaaatttatttaaatatatgggAACATATAATTAACATtcaatgaaaaacatgttttacagaTGAATACAGTCGTGTCAAATAGAGAGTATAAGCCTATATAATATTGTAAAAATTGTttcatttatgaaaataaataatactgacctgtatttgtatttatccGAAGCTGCCTGAAGAGGGCGGTGTTTTTCCACGTTGACGCAAATCTACGACGCTCAAGGAAACGTCATCACGCTGCGCTTCCGGGTTCGGACTTGTTGCGGGAAAAGAAAaacttgtttacatgtttgaacTGTTTATCGTCTCTTGCAAGTATTGTGGTTAGGGTTTGAAGAAGAATTAAGGATTGAACTAACTCAGGTATGTCCAACACACAATGTCCTAGATGAATATATAAGTATAGCACGTGACATCGGCTCTCTGGAGGCGCTGCCGTACTCATCATCCGTGGTCCTTGCTAAAGCTCACAGATGACGCTTGCTAATTCAGGACCAACTGAGCTCCTCTTTCtcacaataaatacatagtGTTGAGGTACagatgcatatacatatataattatgtgTACCCGCTGTAGTAACATTATACTACTATCAAAAAGACAGGAACCGTTATGTTGTATTTTGAGTATTGGCCCTTATCAGTAACGACACGTGTGAAAAGAAATGCTTGGAAACCTCCCGTGACCTCCTTTGACGCActtaaaaataactaatatcATCCAAGAGTATTTTAATGAGCTATTTCACCTCTCGTAGTAATAACATCGTACCTTATTTATCTCTCTCACCTAGCGTTAAACCCCCAAGGACTGTGCAGTTTCGCTATAAGTCGCGTGCATCGGTGCAGACTGACCCTTAATTAGTGCTTCATTAGATGCAGGTGTGCTTCTGTCTGACtacatgtcaaataaaaaagacgGCACTACCGTCATTCTATTTGACTATTGTGATATCATTTTTATCTTTGCTCTTATTTTCTAACTtacattgtttgacattttaacagAACGTCTACCAATGAAAGGTGTTTTAAAGCTTTAAACTACGGCGCACTGCTGTTTTCCAGCTCTTCTTAGCTCCGACTGTACTTTGCTTTGATTAGACAATTTCATATCTTCCAGTTTTTGGTTTAGATATAGTGGAATTAGTTTCCAATGAGTCATGCTCATCATTTGCAGATAGATGACATGCACACTGGATAAACGACAATAAAAGATGTGACACTGCAAATAGAAATTCACAGTTTTGCAAATGAATTGAATGGCAGCAGCTAATCTTCTGCTGGTCTGCAGGTATCTCTCCCCACGCCCCCCGACCTCTGGAGATCCCCTTCCTCGGCGTCCATGGAGTCGGAGGGGACTGAATCCCCATCGAGGGGCCCGGTGCCTGTAGCTGAAGTCTTCAACTCCATCCGGGAGCGCACAATCGCAGAGAACAGCATGGTGGTCCTGCTCCAGGGTCTGCAGGGAGAGGTGACCACGGTGGACCTGAGGAACGAGAGCACGGCACGGGGCCGCGTGGTCAACGTGGACGCCTTCATGAACGTACGTCTGGAGGACGTGCTGTACCGGGACAGACGGGGCAAGCTCACCAAGCTGCAGGACCTGTTCATCACGGGCAGGAACGTCCGCTACGTCCACATCCCGGACCACGTGGACATAATGAAGACCATGCAGAGCCAGCTGGCCAAGATCCACCGCGTCCGCAACTTTGCCAGTCGAGGCGGAGGCAGAAAAGAGTacgcaaagaaaacaaaataaatgattttattttccGTGGAAGGATAAAATGAGAAAAACTCAGCAGAGTACTACTTGTGCAAGACTTCTACAATAATACTTTGGGACAACaagatatttttctttttttcttagaTTTGAGCACAAAGCACGGGTCTCGGTCAGCACTTTATGACCAGAGGGGTCACGCTCTGATAGGAGGGATAAGAATGACACAAATATGTCcgcaatacaaaaaaatattttcttttttgcatttttctttgatGGTGTGAAAATACAAGATACCTTCACCTCCTCAGGCCTCTAATAATCCTTCAAATGAAATTATCTTaaaaagggggagagggggggtctAAAAcgtgtgtgttcacaccaaGCCCCCGACCTATGATGACTTCGGGTCATGAGACGAAAAGGTTGGCTATAGCCTgaccaattttctttttctaggactgcaactaacaatttgttttattacaaataattattacaatttCTTGACTAAATTATGAAACTTATGTGAGAAACTTCCCAGAGCCCAAATGAGATCATGTTATCTCACCACACAAAAATATAGAGAGAGAATGGTTTGGGATTTTTTGCATgaagaaataattaattaaacaattaatcGATTAtcagaatacattttctttcaatcGATAAGTTCGCTGATTGTAGCAGCTCCACACACAACATCAGCATCTTTGATGAACCACTGGATGAGTTAATGAGTTGGAACACCTTCCTTGTGTTTTGGTAATTGAGTTTAAAAGTTTGTAATTGACAcaaaatatcattttttttctttttaaatacatacaagAATTATGATTAAAGACTCTTGCAATGAACTTGTCCCCTCAAATCCTGTTCTGTCTCACTTGACTGCtctattgaaaatgaaatggaacATATTGCAATCAACAGTCAGTGGCCCAGCGTGTTTTGCTCTTGAGCACCAAAATATCTGTCTGTTGCCAAAGAAAGTTAATAACTGCCCGCGTGCAGGAACACATTAGTCACCGTCAATGGTGGAGGGGGCCTGTTTCCACGGCGTCCACCTCACAaacaactgctgctgctgtcaacCTCTCCTGTGATGTGGCGGCGGGAGGTCCAAAGCCCGGCAGGACTCGACACCGTTCGGCCAATGGAAACGAGCGGAGGGGGTGAAAGGAAGAGTGTGTTTCGCTCGGAAAGTGGCGTCGCAAAAAAATAGGATTGGGGAATTTGTGGAATTTGCAAAAAGGGGGTATGTTATTCCTCCTCGGTGTCAGGAAGAGGACTGGCCTGACACAACACAGGCGGAGGCAGCCGGTGTAGATAAACCCGCGCGCTGTAGAGAGATGGCCGCGCACTAAATGAAGGAATATGCACACAGGAATGTCCCTCGGCGGTTGGGTCATTGTTTTGGCTGCGGCCTCGGTGTGTTTTTAGGGACTTATTTTTCTCTTGACCGCTTTAAAAGCGTCATGGAGAGCATCATCAGAATGACAGCAGCCCACAAAACGACCGCTTGCTGCTTTGCTGAAAAACACGGCCGAGCGCCACATCAACACTCAGGGGACTCAGAATAGAGTTCACCGCATAAACAATTCTG from Cyclopterus lumpus isolate fCycLum1 chromosome 11, fCycLum1.pri, whole genome shotgun sequence harbors:
- the lsm10 gene encoding U7 snRNA-associated Sm-like protein LSm10 encodes the protein MESEGTESPSRGPVPVAEVFNSIRERTIAENSMVVLLQGLQGEVTTVDLRNESTARGRVVNVDAFMNVRLEDVLYRDRRGKLTKLQDLFITGRNVRYVHIPDHVDIMKTMQSQLAKIHRVRNFASRGGGRKEYAKKTK